Within Mongoliitalea daihaiensis, the genomic segment AAATAGAATAAAGGCTGGCAAGACCCCAAATGTCACCAAATCTGCGAGAGAGTCAAGCTGTTTGCCAATCTCACTACTGACCTTTAATAACCTTGCGGCAAAGCCATCCAGAAAATCAAAAACAGCGGCAAGGAAGATACAATAGGCTGCAAATGTCAAGTCTCCCTGAAAGGCGAAGTAAATACCAACCATTCCGGAGAACAAGTTAAGGCTCGTGAGACTATTGGGTATGTGTTGTTTGAAAGTCAAAATCGTGCGTTTTTACCAACAAATGGGTTATGAATTTTTTCAATCCCTATTGTCGTGGCGGGACCGTGCCCTGGATAAACTTTTGTATCATCAGGCAAGGTAAATAATTCCTCTCGGATGGCAGCAAGAAGTGTTTGATGATCTCCTCCCGGAAGATCTGTTCTACCTATACTTCCTTGAAACAACGTATCACCTACTATACAAATACCCGAAGGAGCATGGTAAAATACTAGGTGCCCTGGCGCATGTCCGGGTACAAAACGAATTTCTAATGATTCAGTCCCTATCTTAAATCTTGTGTGAGAATCTAAGAGCTCATCTGCTTCCGTCTCTTGATACGCCTGAAATCCATAACTTGGGGCATAGGCAGATACGGATTTGAGTACAGGAATTTCTTTTGAGTGGATCCACAAAGGGACTTGGTAGGTATGCTTAATAAAAGCATTACCCAAAACATGGTCTATATGGCAATGCGTATTGATAAGTGCTACTACCTCTAATTGCTCTTGATGAATAAAAAAAGTCAATTGATCTCTCTCTTGTTTCTCATAACACCCCGGATCAAAGATGACAGCCTTTTTTGTCTCATCGTAGGCGATGTATGTATTTTCCTGAAAAGGGTTAAAGGTGAATGTTTTAAGATAAAGCATGGACGATAGTTAGTTAGAAATCTCAAAATAACAAAGAAAGCAGCTATTTTTGGGTATGGAAATCGACTTTTTACTCATTGGTCAAGGTTTAGCGGGTACCGCATTGTCTTATCGCCTTCTAAAAGCTGGCCGAAAAGTCTTGGTAATGGACTTGCCACATGAAAATCAAAGCAGTAGAATTGCAGCAGGGTTGTATAATCCAATTACAGGCAAAAAAATGGTAAAAACATGGAAGGGTGATGTCTTATTCCCAGAGATTGAGCCTTTCTATGAGCAGCTAGAGAAAGAACTAGAAATTAATTTTCTATATAAGAAGGCAATTTATAGGCCTTTTTTGTCGATTGAGGAACAGAATGAATGGATGGGCTACA encodes:
- a CDS encoding MBL fold metallo-hydrolase, with amino-acid sequence MLYLKTFTFNPFQENTYIAYDETKKAVIFDPGCYEKQERDQLTFFIHQEQLEVVALINTHCHIDHVLGNAFIKHTYQVPLWIHSKEIPVLKSVSAYAPSYGFQAYQETEADELLDSHTRFKIGTESLEIRFVPGHAPGHLVFYHAPSGICIVGDTLFQGSIGRTDLPGGDHQTLLAAIREELFTLPDDTKVYPGHGPATTIGIEKIHNPFVGKNARF